In a single window of the Pedococcus dokdonensis genome:
- a CDS encoding LpqB family beta-propeller domain-containing protein: MRRRYAGALAATALLAVAGCGGLSTSSAIQPGLEVGAVQENEVRVEVNPVAPGSSPQQVVQGFIRAAAASDDEYQVARSYLASGPQSTWRPNSSVVVFGSDTELDYRLTDDGTVTAVARAIARIDGSGRYEELPPKSTVKATFRLERTGGEWRISEVPDTFGTWLSQADLDRLYDPFRIYYVSAADHRLVPDVRWLQLGTGLATRLARALLTGVPDYLRGAVRTDIPTGTRLAVDAVTTESGTAKVDLAASKLGNDPGQRQNLGAQFLATVTQAPGVDRVSLRLEGADLQMPNGDSTVESLSVLGFPSPGDPDVKPVLRVGSTLVPVDPDDVGDKGERVSPPTTTTYPSVQPGWAYLAMSRNGQEIAAVGGDRAQLIRWRGTTQVQLIAPGTQLTRPAYDREDVLWVAGRSNGATRVWAVNAAADPGDATKSTPQVVAAGWLDNRTVVSLKLSPDGQRIAVVTTDRAGAHPRVDVAGVVRQPNGLPASLARPLRLAPTLTLARDVVWVDDATLAVLGRLTSSQVIRPWLVPLGGPIAAGPEIAGARTITTVNGERGLVVTTDDQQVLIRAGSRWQSVGEGTDLLVAAR; the protein is encoded by the coding sequence GTGAGGCGCAGGTATGCCGGGGCACTCGCCGCGACCGCGCTGCTCGCCGTCGCGGGCTGCGGAGGGTTGTCCACCAGCTCGGCGATCCAGCCCGGGCTCGAGGTGGGCGCGGTGCAGGAGAACGAGGTGCGGGTCGAGGTCAACCCGGTCGCGCCGGGATCCTCACCACAGCAGGTGGTGCAGGGCTTCATCCGGGCCGCCGCGGCCAGTGACGACGAGTACCAGGTGGCGCGCTCCTACCTCGCCAGCGGGCCGCAGAGCACCTGGCGCCCCAACTCGTCCGTGGTCGTCTTCGGCTCGGACACCGAGCTGGACTACCGCCTGACCGACGACGGCACGGTCACCGCCGTGGCCCGTGCGATCGCCCGGATCGACGGATCGGGCCGTTACGAGGAGCTGCCACCCAAGTCGACCGTGAAAGCGACCTTCCGGCTCGAGCGCACCGGTGGGGAGTGGCGGATCAGCGAGGTCCCCGACACCTTCGGCACGTGGTTGAGCCAGGCCGACCTCGACCGGCTCTACGACCCGTTCCGGATCTACTACGTCTCGGCGGCGGACCACCGGCTCGTGCCCGACGTCCGGTGGCTGCAGCTCGGCACCGGCCTGGCCACCCGGCTCGCCCGGGCGCTGCTCACCGGAGTGCCCGACTACCTCAGGGGAGCGGTGCGCACCGACATCCCGACCGGCACGCGCCTGGCCGTGGACGCCGTCACGACCGAGTCGGGGACCGCCAAGGTCGACCTCGCGGCCAGCAAGCTGGGCAACGACCCGGGCCAGCGCCAGAACCTCGGCGCCCAGTTCCTGGCCACCGTCACCCAGGCTCCCGGGGTCGACCGGGTCTCCCTGCGCCTCGAGGGCGCCGACCTGCAGATGCCGAACGGCGACAGCACCGTCGAGAGCCTGTCGGTGCTGGGCTTCCCGAGCCCGGGCGACCCGGACGTCAAGCCGGTGCTGCGGGTGGGCAGCACGCTCGTCCCCGTGGACCCCGACGACGTAGGCGACAAGGGTGAGCGGGTCAGCCCACCTACGACGACCACCTACCCCTCGGTGCAGCCGGGCTGGGCCTACCTGGCGATGTCCCGCAACGGTCAGGAGATCGCTGCCGTCGGGGGTGACCGCGCCCAGCTGATCCGCTGGCGTGGCACCACCCAGGTGCAGCTCATCGCACCGGGCACCCAGCTGACCCGCCCGGCCTACGACCGGGAGGACGTCCTCTGGGTCGCCGGACGCAGCAACGGCGCGACCAGGGTGTGGGCCGTCAACGCGGCCGCCGACCCCGGGGACGCCACGAAGTCGACTCCGCAGGTGGTGGCTGCGGGCTGGCTGGACAACCGCACCGTGGTCAGCCTGAAGCTGTCGCCCGACGGCCAGCGGATCGCGGTCGTCACGACCGACCGTGCCGGGGCCCACCCGCGGGTCGACGTCGCCGGGGTGGTGCGCCAGCCCAACGGGCTGCCCGCGTCACTGGCCCGGCCGCTGCGGCTGGCTCCCACCCTGACCCTGGCGCGCGACGTGGTCTGGGTCGACGACGCCACGCTGGCCGTCCTCGGCCGGCTCACGAGCAGCCAGGTGATCCGGCCCTGGCTGGTGCCGCTGGGCGGCCCGATCGCAGCCGGGCCCGAGATCGCCGGAGCCCGGACGATCACCACCGTCAACGGCGAGCGCGGCCTCGTGGTGACGACCGACGACCAGCAGGTGCTGATCCGGGCCGGCAGCCGCTGGCAGAGCGTGGGCGAGGGGACCGACCTGCTGGTCGCCGCGCGCTGA
- the mtrB gene encoding MtrAB system histidine kinase MtrB produces MRVARSSLSRTRRYAARAARVVAHLWRASLQFRVVSTTMLLGLVVVLLLGSYLFSSISDGLEQDRIASAQVETSRITTDVQDAFDQSDRTSSEADVNVLASQAVKSAAASGGDNNRYLVLTRSLANTSNRSVQTMSSGDLGLSMVPRALREAVSADPRRQQVMLISITDPQGGGNVPAVIVGSQVEPPLAGRYDLYAVFPMQREQATLDLITRTFLVGGLALVFLVGVIAWVVTRQVVSPVRRAAIVAERLSSGRLNERMRARGEDDLARLAKSFNEMADSLQTQIRQLEGLSRVQQRFVSDVSHELRTPLTTIRMAADLIHDSRTGFDPAVSRSAELLHNELDRFEELLADLLEISRFDAGAAALDAEVTDLRATVERAVHSAQPIADRWGSTITVAADGPCDTEMDARRVERILRNLVVNALEHGEGRPVEIAVAVNDTAAAVTVRDHGVGLRPGEGALVFNRFWRADPARARTTGGTGLGLAISLEDARLHDGWLQAWGEPGAGSCFRLTLPRRVGTHIVEAPLPLRPEDVADAPEAPGPLRGATGPDDAVPRVVSTRHTPTAPGRTR; encoded by the coding sequence GTGCGCGTCGCCCGGTCGTCCCTCAGCCGCACGCGCCGGTATGCCGCGCGGGCGGCCCGCGTCGTCGCGCACCTGTGGCGGGCCTCCCTGCAGTTCCGGGTGGTGTCCACGACGATGCTGCTCGGCCTGGTCGTGGTGCTCCTGCTGGGCTCCTATCTGTTCTCGTCGATCTCGGACGGCCTCGAGCAGGACCGGATCGCCTCCGCGCAGGTGGAGACCTCGCGGATCACCACCGACGTGCAGGACGCCTTCGACCAGAGCGACCGCACCAGCAGCGAGGCCGACGTCAACGTCCTCGCCAGCCAGGCCGTCAAGAGTGCGGCCGCGTCCGGTGGCGACAACAACCGCTACCTGGTGCTGACCCGGAGCCTGGCCAACACCTCGAACCGCTCGGTGCAGACGATGAGCAGCGGTGACCTCGGCCTGTCGATGGTCCCGCGGGCGCTGCGCGAGGCGGTCAGCGCCGACCCGAGGCGCCAGCAGGTGATGCTGATCTCGATCACCGACCCGCAGGGCGGCGGGAACGTGCCCGCCGTCATCGTCGGGTCGCAGGTCGAGCCGCCGCTGGCCGGGCGCTACGACCTCTACGCCGTGTTCCCGATGCAGCGCGAGCAGGCCACCCTCGACCTCATCACCCGCACCTTCCTCGTCGGCGGCCTCGCCCTGGTCTTCCTCGTCGGGGTGATCGCGTGGGTGGTGACCCGTCAGGTGGTGAGCCCGGTCCGCCGGGCCGCCATCGTGGCCGAGCGGCTCTCGTCGGGCCGGCTCAACGAACGCATGCGCGCCCGCGGCGAGGACGACCTGGCCCGGCTGGCCAAGTCGTTCAACGAGATGGCCGACAGCCTGCAGACCCAGATCCGCCAGCTGGAGGGGCTGTCGCGGGTGCAGCAGCGCTTCGTCTCCGACGTCTCGCACGAGCTCCGCACGCCGCTGACGACGATCCGGATGGCCGCCGACCTCATCCACGACTCGCGCACCGGCTTCGACCCGGCCGTGTCGCGCTCCGCGGAGCTGCTGCACAACGAGCTCGACCGCTTCGAGGAGCTGCTCGCCGACCTGCTCGAGATCAGCCGCTTCGACGCCGGCGCAGCCGCGCTCGACGCCGAGGTGACCGACCTGCGGGCGACGGTCGAACGAGCGGTCCACTCCGCCCAGCCGATCGCGGACCGTTGGGGGAGCACCATCACGGTCGCCGCGGACGGGCCCTGTGACACCGAGATGGACGCCCGGCGGGTCGAGCGCATCCTGCGCAACCTCGTGGTCAACGCCCTCGAGCACGGTGAGGGCCGGCCGGTGGAGATCGCGGTCGCCGTCAACGACACGGCCGCCGCGGTCACCGTGCGCGACCACGGGGTGGGGTTGCGACCGGGCGAGGGGGCCCTGGTGTTCAACCGGTTCTGGCGGGCCGACCCGGCCCGGGCGCGCACCACCGGTGGCACCGGCCTGGGCCTGGCCATCTCGCTCGAGGACGCCCGGCTGCACGACGGCTGGCTCCAGGCTTGGGGGGAGCCGGGCGCGGGCTCGTGCTTCCGGCTGACCCTGCCCCGGCGGGTCGGCACCCACATCGTCGAGGCCCCGTTGCCGCTGCGGCCCGAGGACGTCGCCGACGCACCCGAGGCGCCGGGGCCGCTCCGCGGCGCGACCGGACCGGACGACGCAGTGCCCCGGGTGGTGAGCACCCGGCACACCCCCACCGCACCGGGGCGCACCCGGTGA
- the mtrA gene encoding MtrAB system response regulator MtrA gives MNGRVLIVDDDLALAEMLGIVLRNEGLDVAHVADGAGALGAFREHRPDLVLLDVMLPGLDGMEVCRRIRAESGVPIVMLTARTDTVDVVVGLESGADDYVVKPFKPQELIARIRARLRRGDEPEPERLEIGDLAIDVAGHSVKRDGTPLSLTPLEFDLLVALARKPWQVFTREVLLEQVWGYRHAGDTRLVNVHVQRLRSKIEHDPEHPEIVVTVRGVGYKAGPS, from the coding sequence GTGAACGGTCGCGTGCTCATCGTCGACGACGACCTGGCGCTGGCGGAGATGCTCGGCATCGTGCTGCGCAACGAGGGGCTCGACGTCGCCCACGTCGCCGACGGCGCCGGGGCCCTGGGCGCCTTCCGGGAGCACCGTCCCGACCTGGTCCTGCTCGACGTCATGCTGCCGGGCCTTGACGGCATGGAGGTCTGCCGCCGGATCCGGGCCGAGTCCGGCGTGCCGATCGTCATGCTCACCGCCCGCACCGACACCGTCGACGTGGTGGTCGGTCTCGAGTCCGGTGCCGACGACTACGTCGTGAAGCCGTTCAAGCCGCAGGAGCTGATCGCCCGGATCCGCGCACGGCTGCGCCGGGGCGACGAGCCCGAGCCGGAGCGCCTCGAGATCGGTGACCTCGCCATCGACGTGGCGGGGCACTCGGTCAAGCGCGACGGCACGCCGCTGTCGCTCACGCCGCTCGAGTTCGACCTGTTGGTCGCGCTGGCCCGCAAGCCGTGGCAGGTGTTCACCCGCGAGGTGTTGCTGGAGCAGGTGTGGGGCTACCGCCACGCCGGTGACACCCGGCTCGTCAACGTGCACGTGCAGCGGCTGCGCTCCAAGATCGAGCACGACCCGGAGCACCCCGAGATCGTCGTGACGGTCCGGGGCGTGGGCTACAAGGCAGGCCCGAGCTAG
- a CDS encoding TadE/TadG family type IV pilus assembly protein: protein MLPRRPRTTRRRSESGASAVEFALILPVFVLIIAAILDFGFIFAQQVQLNNAARDAARQAVVKNLAGTAITCTETVSKARAGSQTVGISGAETAKVGVRVERADTANSCYAPPSGSVTSSTTPCTGAGSTPANNPLTVTLTYTSTAPLPLPYLNSKVLTAQGVFQCEYK from the coding sequence ATGCTTCCCCGGCGCCCACGCACGACCCGACGACGCTCCGAGAGCGGAGCCTCAGCCGTCGAGTTCGCCCTGATCCTGCCCGTCTTCGTGCTGATCATCGCGGCGATCCTGGACTTCGGTTTCATCTTCGCCCAGCAGGTCCAGCTGAACAACGCAGCCCGTGACGCCGCACGCCAGGCGGTCGTCAAGAACCTCGCCGGCACCGCCATCACCTGCACCGAGACGGTGTCGAAGGCACGGGCCGGGTCGCAGACCGTGGGCATCTCCGGCGCCGAGACCGCGAAGGTCGGCGTCAGGGTCGAGCGAGCCGACACGGCGAACAGCTGCTACGCACCCCCGTCGGGCTCCGTCACCTCCTCGACCACGCCGTGCACCGGTGCCGGTAGCACCCCCGCCAACAACCCCCTGACGGTCACGCTGACCTACACGTCGACCGCTCCCCTGCCCCTCCCCTACCTCAACAGCAAGGTGCTGACGGCCCAAGGAGTCTTCCAGTGCGAGTACAAGTGA
- a CDS encoding pilus assembly protein TadG-related protein produces the protein MSRLQPRVLRRLRARSERGYVAVTVAIMLTVLLGFCAFAVDVGNWYYVGQKAQKAADAAALAGVPYLPSDQASAFSTARLQSKKNEFENVGVTTVTPSIDGRPTRLRVKVTTTVKNQFGWLLGVPTTTIARSAVADYAGPVPMGSPCNEYGDDPYPSGNRSSNCNNTGAFWANVGSPQAPKGNGDAFQNSMGSNSDYDANGYFYSITLDQDMPSLTIEAFDPALIAVGDKCDVNNLAGADNLSYSLGQTVVSDPDVRYAPNATSPMCTGDVRFGGTGEVQTQFTMRGLSQNAWDPLSYPVMTSASCAAKTFAGYDGDMAKVLKKNSPEYNARPDVAANFRQWKPLCTMTGGVSKGTYLVQIKTNGLGSDAASGHNRFSLRAYGSSGGDKDHISISGYAKMAMYGNTPNGTSKFYLAKVPTGSRGQLFTVRLFDIGDGATAGSTVKVMPPQEYGNTFSGCQGSGVQNGALTDCTINVSSAFNGQWQDVTVPIPSGYTCQDTSPTGCWLRLEFYYGPGSGPADTTSWTANVAGDPVRLVE, from the coding sequence GTGAGCCGGCTGCAACCCAGGGTCCTGCGACGGCTGCGGGCCCGGAGCGAGCGCGGCTACGTCGCCGTCACCGTGGCGATCATGCTCACCGTCCTGCTGGGCTTCTGTGCCTTCGCCGTCGACGTGGGCAACTGGTACTACGTGGGCCAGAAGGCCCAGAAGGCGGCGGATGCCGCGGCCCTCGCCGGCGTGCCCTACCTGCCGAGCGACCAGGCGTCGGCTTTCAGCACGGCCCGCCTGCAGTCGAAGAAGAACGAGTTCGAGAACGTCGGCGTCACCACCGTCACCCCCTCCATCGACGGTCGCCCCACCCGCCTGCGGGTCAAGGTCACGACGACGGTGAAGAACCAGTTCGGCTGGCTGCTCGGCGTGCCGACGACGACGATCGCGCGGTCGGCCGTCGCCGACTACGCCGGACCCGTCCCGATGGGCAGCCCCTGCAACGAGTACGGCGACGACCCCTACCCCTCCGGCAACCGCAGCAGCAACTGCAACAACACCGGTGCGTTCTGGGCGAACGTCGGCTCTCCCCAGGCGCCCAAGGGCAACGGCGACGCGTTCCAGAACAGCATGGGCAGCAACAGCGACTACGACGCGAACGGGTACTTCTACAGCATCACCCTCGACCAGGACATGCCGTCGCTCACCATCGAGGCGTTCGACCCCGCCCTGATCGCCGTGGGCGACAAGTGCGACGTCAACAACCTCGCGGGCGCCGACAACCTGAGCTACAGCCTGGGGCAGACGGTGGTCTCCGACCCCGACGTCCGGTACGCCCCGAACGCGACCTCGCCGATGTGCACCGGTGACGTGCGGTTCGGCGGGACCGGCGAGGTGCAGACGCAGTTCACCATGCGTGGCCTCAGCCAGAACGCCTGGGACCCGTTGAGCTACCCGGTCATGACCAGCGCCAGCTGTGCGGCGAAGACGTTCGCCGGCTACGACGGCGACATGGCCAAGGTGCTGAAGAAGAACAGCCCCGAATACAACGCCCGGCCCGACGTGGCGGCGAACTTCCGGCAGTGGAAGCCGCTCTGCACGATGACCGGTGGGGTCTCGAAGGGCACCTACCTCGTGCAGATCAAGACCAACGGCCTCGGCAGCGACGCCGCCAGCGGCCACAACCGGTTCAGCCTCCGGGCCTATGGCAGCAGCGGCGGCGACAAGGACCACATCTCGATCTCCGGCTACGCCAAGATGGCGATGTACGGGAACACCCCGAACGGCACGTCCAAGTTCTACCTGGCCAAGGTGCCGACCGGTTCCCGGGGACAGCTGTTCACCGTGCGGCTCTTCGACATCGGTGACGGCGCCACCGCCGGCAGCACCGTCAAGGTGATGCCGCCCCAGGAGTACGGGAACACCTTCTCGGGCTGCCAGGGCAGCGGCGTCCAGAACGGGGCGTTGACCGACTGCACCATCAACGTCAGCTCCGCGTTCAACGGCCAGTGGCAGGACGTCACCGTGCCCATCCCCTCGGGCTACACGTGCCAGGACACCTCCCCGACGGGGTGCTGGCTGCGCCTCGAGTTCTACTACGGCCCGGGATCGGGACCCGCTGACACCACGTCCTGGACCGCCAACGTCGCCGGCGACCCGGTCCGCCTCGTGGAGTGA
- a CDS encoding TadE/TadG family type IV pilus assembly protein, with protein sequence MRLSLRHPEGRQRRERGGSAVEAAIVTPVVVAMIFGIIEFGMLFKDYLGVQSAIRAGVRTASAEPRNSLFASDAVAKMREAGTVINPADVQELWVYKANPGNDYPFGFTNYSNCTTCVKFTWDSGTQKFIGSTTPTWAASSQNACTTSAGGPPDRVGVYLKVRHNAITGIIGNTSISEGSALFLEPFPALSGCKP encoded by the coding sequence ATGCGACTGAGTCTCCGGCATCCCGAGGGCCGCCAGCGCCGCGAGCGCGGGGGGTCGGCGGTCGAGGCCGCCATCGTCACCCCGGTCGTGGTCGCGATGATCTTCGGGATCATCGAGTTCGGGATGCTCTTCAAGGACTACCTGGGCGTCCAGTCGGCGATTCGCGCCGGGGTGCGCACCGCGTCGGCCGAGCCGCGCAACTCTCTCTTCGCCTCGGACGCGGTCGCCAAGATGCGGGAGGCCGGCACCGTCATCAACCCTGCTGACGTCCAGGAGCTGTGGGTCTACAAGGCCAACCCGGGTAACGACTACCCGTTCGGCTTCACCAACTACTCGAACTGCACCACCTGCGTGAAGTTCACCTGGGACAGCGGCACTCAGAAGTTCATCGGCAGCACCACTCCGACGTGGGCCGCCTCGAGCCAGAACGCCTGCACCACATCGGCCGGCGGTCCGCCGGACCGGGTGGGTGTCTACCTGAAGGTCAGGCACAACGCCATCACCGGAATCATCGGCAACACGAGCATCTCAGAGGGGTCAGCCTTGTTCCTCGAACCATTCCCGGCGCTCTCGGGGTGCAAGCCGTGA
- a CDS encoding TadE family protein encodes MGRRGNRRERGAVAVETAFVAMLLISMLYSIAETSFLLRDGMVVASASRAGARIGSSLPRTTGFATQAKDQVEDAMAGMQTNRIDKVWVYKADATTGARPSSCSSNCLSYTGTSGTLVATGGSWAPTAQNACAGEQDQLGVYVEYRYPSRLGFLWNNKVLAETTTMRLEPYTSLGACKP; translated from the coding sequence ATGGGCCGGCGGGGCAATCGCCGCGAAAGGGGAGCCGTCGCCGTCGAGACGGCGTTCGTCGCCATGCTGCTGATCAGCATGCTCTACTCCATCGCGGAGACCTCCTTCCTGCTGCGGGACGGCATGGTCGTCGCGTCCGCGTCCCGGGCCGGCGCCCGCATCGGCTCCTCCCTTCCTCGCACCACCGGCTTCGCGACACAGGCGAAGGACCAGGTCGAGGACGCGATGGCCGGAATGCAGACCAACCGGATCGACAAGGTGTGGGTCTACAAGGCCGATGCGACCACCGGAGCCCGCCCGTCCTCCTGCTCCAGCAACTGCCTCAGCTACACCGGCACCAGCGGCACCCTCGTCGCCACCGGTGGCTCGTGGGCTCCGACCGCCCAGAACGCGTGTGCCGGCGAGCAGGACCAGCTCGGCGTCTACGTCGAGTACCGCTACCCGTCCCGCCTCGGCTTCCTGTGGAACAACAAGGTGCTCGCCGAGACCACCACGATGCGGCTCGAGCCCTACACCTCGCTCGGAGCGTGCAAGCCGTGA
- a CDS encoding acyltransferase family protein produces the protein MTATVDTYVLGRRPALDGLRGLAVLAVVAGHSLLPFSGNSGTTGVTVFFTLSGFLITRLLLEEHRATGRVDVRAFYVRRARRLGPALVLFLAVSAVFLALSSADFTPWVASTLQVANFANLARTPMGGLAHMWSLSMEEQFYLVWAPLLALLLARGRRGLLGPVLIGGTVLSVAIRLGLVLGGASSQRIMFGPDSRADALLIGCLVAVYLPHLQSRHTARLAALGAVVLVACLPLGPQGAWTLLPVALATAAVVLWAVTTDATGPAHALLTWRPLTGLGRISYGIYLWHLPFALAFATGRSTWTAAALTLVTSLSLATVSYLLVEKPFLRGRGSSRPTLVVDSPVPRQRYAAHSGSHAARGR, from the coding sequence ATGACAGCAACGGTCGACACCTACGTGCTCGGCCGGCGTCCGGCGCTCGACGGGCTCCGCGGCCTCGCCGTCCTCGCCGTGGTCGCCGGCCACTCGTTGCTGCCGTTCTCGGGCAACTCCGGCACCACCGGGGTCACCGTCTTCTTCACGTTGTCGGGGTTCCTCATCACCCGCCTCCTGCTCGAGGAGCACCGGGCGACCGGTCGGGTCGACGTGCGGGCCTTCTACGTGCGCCGGGCGCGCCGCCTCGGCCCGGCCCTCGTGCTGTTCCTCGCCGTCAGCGCCGTCTTCCTCGCCCTCTCCTCGGCGGACTTCACGCCCTGGGTGGCCTCGACGCTCCAGGTGGCGAACTTCGCGAACCTCGCCCGCACGCCCATGGGCGGCCTCGCCCACATGTGGTCGCTGTCGATGGAGGAGCAGTTCTACCTCGTGTGGGCTCCGCTGCTCGCGCTGCTCCTCGCCCGGGGCCGGCGCGGGCTGCTCGGCCCGGTCCTGATCGGCGGCACCGTGCTCTCGGTCGCCATCCGGCTCGGCCTGGTGCTGGGCGGGGCGTCTAGCCAGCGGATCATGTTCGGGCCCGACTCACGGGCCGACGCCCTGCTCATCGGCTGCCTCGTGGCGGTGTACCTGCCCCACCTGCAGAGCCGGCACACCGCGCGGCTCGCGGCGCTCGGAGCCGTCGTCCTGGTCGCCTGCCTCCCCCTCGGTCCGCAAGGCGCCTGGACGCTGCTGCCGGTCGCGCTCGCGACGGCCGCCGTGGTGCTCTGGGCGGTCACCACCGATGCCACCGGGCCGGCGCATGCGCTGTTGACCTGGCGGCCCCTCACCGGCCTCGGCCGGATCTCCTACGGCATCTACCTCTGGCACCTGCCGTTCGCGCTCGCCTTCGCCACCGGGCGCTCGACCTGGACCGCCGCCGCGCTCACGCTGGTCACCAGCCTCAGCCTGGCCACCGTCTCCTACCTGCTCGTCGAGAAGCCCTTCCTGCGTGGCCGCGGCTCCTCGCGACCCACCCTCGTCGTCGACTCCCCCGTGCCCAGACAGCGGTATGCCGCCCACTCCGGGTCCCACGCTGCGCGCGGGCGGTGA
- the ahcY gene encoding adenosylhomocysteinase: MSFDYKVADLGLAEAGRHQIRLAEHEMPGLMSLREEFGAAQPLKGARIAGSLHMTVQTAVLIETLTALGAEVRWASCNIYSTQDEAAAAVVVGKGTPEDPQGVPVFAWKGETLEEYWDCTEQILTWPGEHGANMILDDGGDATMLVHNGRAWETAGQVPPTDDADSEEVGVFKELVRKTLKADPTKWTKVSEEIKGVTEETTTGVHRLYELAATGDLLFPAINVNDSVTKSKFDNKYGCRHSVIDGLNRAVDVLIAGKTAVVAGYGDVGKGCAQALAAQGARVIVTEVDPICALQAAMEGYQVARLESVVESADIFITTTGNFNIITADHMKQMKNKAVVANIGHFDNEIDMAGLAKVPGITKTQIKPQVHEWVFEGGNSIIVLSEGRLFNLGNATGHPSFVMSNSFTNQTIAQIELFTKTSDYDKQVYVLPKHLDEKVARLHLAAIGVELTELTKEQAAYIGVDVAGPYKPEHYRY; the protein is encoded by the coding sequence ATGTCCTTCGACTACAAGGTTGCCGACCTGGGCCTCGCCGAGGCCGGCCGTCACCAGATCCGTCTGGCCGAGCACGAGATGCCCGGTCTGATGTCCCTGCGCGAGGAGTTCGGGGCGGCCCAGCCGCTCAAGGGCGCCCGCATCGCCGGCTCGCTGCACATGACCGTGCAGACCGCCGTGCTCATCGAGACGCTGACCGCGCTCGGTGCCGAGGTCCGCTGGGCCTCCTGCAACATCTACTCGACCCAGGACGAGGCGGCCGCCGCGGTCGTCGTCGGCAAGGGCACGCCCGAGGACCCACAGGGTGTCCCCGTCTTCGCCTGGAAGGGCGAGACCCTCGAGGAGTACTGGGACTGCACCGAGCAGATCCTCACCTGGCCCGGCGAGCACGGCGCCAACATGATCCTCGACGACGGTGGCGACGCCACGATGCTCGTGCACAACGGTCGGGCCTGGGAGACCGCCGGCCAGGTGCCCCCCACCGACGACGCCGACTCCGAGGAGGTCGGGGTCTTCAAGGAGCTCGTCCGCAAGACCCTCAAGGCCGACCCGACCAAGTGGACCAAGGTCTCCGAGGAGATCAAGGGCGTCACCGAGGAGACCACCACCGGTGTCCACCGCCTCTACGAGCTGGCCGCCACCGGTGACCTGCTCTTCCCGGCGATCAACGTCAACGACTCGGTCACCAAGTCCAAGTTCGACAACAAGTACGGCTGCCGCCACTCCGTCATCGACGGCCTGAACCGTGCGGTCGACGTCCTGATCGCCGGCAAGACCGCGGTCGTCGCGGGCTACGGCGACGTGGGCAAGGGCTGCGCCCAGGCGCTCGCGGCGCAGGGCGCCCGCGTGATCGTCACCGAGGTCGACCCGATCTGCGCGCTGCAGGCCGCGATGGAGGGCTACCAGGTCGCCCGCCTCGAGAGCGTCGTCGAGTCCGCCGACATCTTCATCACGACCACCGGCAACTTCAACATCATCACTGCCGACCACATGAAGCAGATGAAGAACAAGGCGGTCGTCGCCAACATCGGCCACTTCGACAACGAGATCGACATGGCCGGCCTGGCCAAGGTCCCGGGCATCACCAAGACCCAGATCAAGCCGCAGGTCCACGAGTGGGTCTTCGAGGGCGGGAACTCGATCATCGTGCTGTCCGAGGGTCGCCTGTTCAACCTCGGCAACGCGACCGGTCACCCGAGCTTCGTCATGTCGAACTCGTTCACCAACCAGACGATCGCCCAGATCGAGCTGTTCACGAAGACGAGCGACTACGACAAGCAGGTCTACGTCCTGCCCAAGCACCTCGACGAGAAGGTCGCCCGGCTGCACCTCGCCGCCATCGGCGTCGAGCTCACCGAGCTGACCAAGGAGCAGGCCGCCTACATCGGCGTCGACGTCGCCGGCCCCTACAAGCCGGAGCACTACCGCTACTGA
- a CDS encoding glycosyltransferase family 2 protein gives MDSGTAGAGKLLVVIPAFNEEASVAGVIASVRVAVPHADVLVVDDGSRDRTSEVARRAGARVATLPFNLGVGGAMRTGFRHAARGGYAAVVQVDGDGQHDPAQIPLLLAGLSGSDVVIGARFAGSGDYVVRGPRNWAMQVLARLMSWILGVRLNDSTSGFRAAGPQAIRVYAQHYPAEYLGDTLETLVIAHKAGLRVSQVPVAMRPRLGGHPSRGIIGSTFDLARACVVVVLGLVRDWSLAPDGAA, from the coding sequence GTGGACAGCGGCACGGCAGGCGCGGGCAAGCTGCTCGTCGTCATCCCCGCGTTCAACGAGGAAGCTTCGGTCGCCGGTGTCATCGCGTCGGTACGCGTCGCCGTGCCCCACGCCGACGTGCTCGTCGTGGACGACGGCTCCCGCGACCGCACGTCCGAGGTGGCGCGTCGGGCCGGTGCCCGCGTCGCCACCCTCCCGTTCAACCTCGGGGTCGGCGGCGCCATGCGCACCGGCTTCCGCCACGCCGCCCGCGGTGGCTACGCCGCCGTGGTGCAGGTGGACGGCGACGGCCAGCACGACCCCGCGCAGATCCCCCTGCTGCTCGCCGGCCTGTCCGGCTCCGACGTGGTGATCGGTGCCCGGTTCGCCGGCAGCGGCGACTACGTCGTCCGCGGACCGCGCAACTGGGCCATGCAGGTCCTCGCCCGCCTGATGTCGTGGATCCTCGGGGTCCGGCTGAACGACTCCACCTCCGGCTTCCGTGCGGCCGGTCCGCAGGCGATCCGCGTCTACGCCCAGCACTACCCGGCCGAGTACCTCGGTGACACCCTCGAGACCCTCGTGATCGCCCACAAGGCAGGTCTGCGGGTCTCCCAGGTGCCGGTCGCCATGCGTCCGCGGCTCGGTGGACACCCCAGCCGAGGGATCATCGGGTCGACCTTCGACCTCGCGCGGGCGTGCGTCGTGGTCGTGCTCGGACTGGTGCGCGACTGGTCGCTGGCCCCGGACGGTGCGGCATGA